Proteins encoded within one genomic window of Nordella sp. HKS 07:
- a CDS encoding flavin reductase family protein, giving the protein MARHAAKLDYPVSRIRRYLEPGPIVMVSSALDGRRNIMTMGWHTVMEFSPSLVGCIIAGGNYSFDLIRKSRECVINLPTTALTDAVVGVGNTTGAQVDKFRTFGLTPQPATRVKAPLIAECHANFECRLADDALVDKYNFFIFEVVKAHVARSPKHPETLHYTGDGVFMVAGKIISRRRQFRPELLDS; this is encoded by the coding sequence ATGGCGAGACATGCAGCAAAGCTCGACTATCCGGTGTCCCGGATCCGGCGTTATCTCGAACCGGGGCCGATCGTGATGGTTTCCTCGGCGCTGGATGGCCGGCGGAACATCATGACGATGGGATGGCACACAGTGATGGAGTTTTCGCCGTCGCTTGTCGGCTGCATCATCGCCGGCGGGAATTACAGTTTCGACCTGATCCGCAAAAGCCGCGAATGCGTGATCAATCTGCCGACGACGGCGCTCACCGACGCCGTGGTCGGTGTCGGCAATACGACCGGTGCCCAGGTCGACAAGTTCCGAACATTCGGGCTCACGCCTCAGCCGGCGACGCGCGTGAAGGCGCCGCTGATCGCCGAGTGTCACGCCAACTTCGAGTGTCGTCTTGCCGATGATGCCCTGGTCGACAAATACAACTTCTTCATCTTCGAGGTCGTGAAGGCGCATGTCGCCAGGTCTCCAAAGCATCCGGAGACGCTGCACTATACGGGCGACGGCGTATTCATGGTCGCGGGCAAGATCATCAGCCGGCGAAGACAGTTCCGGCCGGAGCTGCTCGACAGCTGA
- a CDS encoding ABC transporter permease — MRLANILQLSIKELRGLARDPMLLALVVYAFTLSVYTATKAIPETLNRAPIAIVDEDQSPVSSRIITAFYPPYFVVPRLISQYEMDSRMDAGLDTFAIDIPPNFQRDLLAGKSPTIQLNVDATRMTQAFTGGGYVQSIVSSEVGEFLNHYRGETAAPVDLVLRARFNQELNKGWFGAINNIISSITMLSIVLAGAALIREREHGTIEHLLVMPVTPVEIMLSKILSMGLVVLIATAFSLIFVIRGWLGVPIEGSIPLFLAGTALQLFATTCLGIFLATVAGSMPQFGLLLMLVLLPLQMLSGGTTPRESMPQIIQDIMLAAPNTHFVMLAQAILFRGAGLDVVWPQFAALLAIGSILFYLALRRFRQFLR, encoded by the coding sequence ATGCGCTTGGCCAACATCCTTCAGCTCAGCATCAAGGAGCTCCGGGGGCTTGCGCGCGACCCGATGCTCCTGGCTCTCGTCGTCTATGCCTTCACGCTTTCCGTCTATACCGCTACCAAGGCGATCCCGGAGACGCTCAACCGGGCGCCGATCGCGATCGTCGACGAGGATCAGTCACCGGTCTCCTCGCGCATCATCACGGCGTTCTATCCGCCCTATTTCGTCGTTCCGCGGCTCATCTCGCAATATGAGATGGACAGCCGGATGGATGCCGGCCTCGATACCTTCGCCATCGACATCCCGCCGAATTTCCAGCGTGATCTTCTCGCCGGCAAGTCGCCGACGATCCAGCTCAATGTCGACGCGACCCGCATGACGCAGGCCTTCACGGGGGGCGGCTATGTGCAATCCATCGTGTCGAGCGAAGTCGGCGAATTTCTCAATCACTATCGCGGTGAAACGGCGGCCCCCGTCGATCTCGTGCTGCGGGCGCGCTTCAACCAGGAACTCAACAAGGGCTGGTTCGGCGCCATCAACAACATCATCTCGTCCATCACCATGCTGTCGATCGTGCTGGCGGGCGCCGCTCTCATCCGCGAACGCGAGCATGGCACGATCGAGCACCTGCTCGTAATGCCCGTGACCCCGGTCGAGATCATGCTGAGCAAGATCCTCTCGATGGGGCTGGTGGTGCTTATCGCCACCGCCTTCTCGCTGATCTTCGTCATCAGAGGCTGGCTCGGCGTGCCGATCGAAGGCTCGATCCCGCTGTTCCTCGCGGGTACCGCGCTGCAGCTCTTTGCCACGACCTGCCTGGGTATTTTCCTCGCCACCGTCGCGGGCTCGATGCCGCAATTCGGTCTCTTGCTGATGCTGGTGCTGCTGCCACTTCAGATGCTGTCAGGGGGCACGACCCCGCGCGAAAGCATGCCCCAGATCATCCAGGACATCATGCTGGCAGCCCCCAACACGCATTTCGTCATGCTGGCGCAGGCCATCCTGTTCCGCGGCGCCGGCCTCGATGTGGTCTGGCCGCAGTTCGCGGCCCTCCTGGCGATCGGATCGATCCTGTTCTACCTGGCCCTGAGACGGTTCCGGCAATTCCTGAGATAG
- a CDS encoding SRPBCC family protein, with amino-acid sequence MEIDAARVLGLVTRSVRNFEKDGKPASTVILTRAYDTTVDDLWDALTSKERIPRWFLPVAGDLRLGGRYQLTGNAGGTITACTPPTHFAATWEFGGGTSWIDVKVRAVRGEALLTLEHTAFIEDHWKQYGPGAVGIGWDLAFTGLERHVATGASVDHATAEAWMGSADGKDYMSRSGELWRAAHVASGADAASAKERSDRTIAFYRGELAPDMAHPGTGS; translated from the coding sequence ATGGAGATCGACGCCGCCCGTGTGCTGGGGCTGGTCACGCGCTCGGTGCGCAATTTCGAGAAGGACGGGAAGCCGGCGAGCACGGTCATCCTGACGCGCGCCTATGACACGACGGTCGATGACCTGTGGGACGCGCTGACCAGCAAGGAGCGCATTCCGCGCTGGTTTCTGCCGGTCGCGGGCGACCTCCGGCTTGGCGGAAGGTACCAGCTCACCGGGAATGCAGGCGGAACCATCACCGCCTGCACGCCGCCCACTCATTTCGCCGCGACATGGGAATTCGGCGGCGGGACGAGCTGGATCGACGTCAAGGTCAGGGCGGTGAGGGGCGAGGCGCTGCTGACGCTGGAGCACACCGCGTTCATTGAGGACCACTGGAAGCAGTATGGCCCGGGTGCTGTAGGGATCGGCTGGGACCTCGCTTTCACGGGGCTGGAGCGGCACGTGGCGACCGGCGCGTCGGTCGACCATGCGACGGCCGAGGCCTGGATGGGCTCTGCCGATGGCAAGGACTATATGAGCCGTAGCGGCGAGCTCTGGCGCGCCGCGCATGTCGCGAGCGGCGCCGATGCGGCCTCGGCAAAGGAGCGGTCGGACCGGACCATCGCTTTCTATCGCGGCGAGCTCGCGCCCGACATGGCGCATCCAGGCACGGGAAGCTGA
- a CDS encoding NAD(P)-dependent oxidoreductase codes for MLVLVTGATGKVGQALIARMSRAAAAQPVKIRALCHNRVLPETETLSVMKGSIADRAVCRAALRDVTHVVHLATCKETPEDVMDVTVKGLFWLLEEFRESPSAKRFVLIGGDAAVGHFFYRHPAPVTEETPHMAYPGCYALSKVLEEVMLQQYGIQYGIDWCCLRAPWIMEKDDFRHTLSFGDDVFGGPDWKTMVTPEEAEACRARGAVPLLEEADGTPVKRNFVHVDDLVEAILLALTATAARQRLYNICMDEPVDYQIVADHLARTRGLPVKPIRSPYVSTWMDNSRAKAELGWRPVYDTKKLIDAAWDYRRSPSDPRRVWYPG; via the coding sequence ATGCTGGTACTGGTGACAGGAGCAACCGGCAAGGTCGGCCAGGCGCTGATTGCCCGGATGTCGCGCGCAGCCGCGGCCCAGCCCGTGAAAATCCGCGCTCTCTGCCACAACCGCGTGCTGCCTGAGACGGAGACCCTTTCGGTGATGAAAGGATCGATCGCCGATCGCGCGGTCTGCCGCGCGGCACTGCGCGACGTCACCCATGTCGTCCATCTCGCCACCTGCAAGGAGACGCCCGAGGATGTGATGGATGTGACGGTCAAGGGCCTGTTCTGGCTGCTCGAGGAATTCCGCGAGAGTCCAAGCGCCAAACGCTTCGTGCTGATCGGCGGCGATGCGGCGGTCGGCCATTTCTTCTACCGCCACCCCGCGCCGGTCACCGAGGAAACGCCCCATATGGCCTATCCCGGCTGCTATGCCCTGTCGAAAGTGCTGGAAGAGGTGATGCTCCAGCAATATGGCATCCAGTACGGCATCGACTGGTGCTGCCTGAGAGCCCCATGGATCATGGAGAAGGACGATTTTCGTCACACGCTCTCCTTCGGCGATGATGTCTTCGGCGGCCCGGACTGGAAAACGATGGTGACGCCGGAAGAAGCGGAAGCGTGCCGTGCCAGGGGCGCCGTGCCGCTGCTTGAGGAAGCCGACGGGACACCGGTCAAGCGCAACTTCGTCCATGTCGACGATCTGGTCGAGGCGATCCTGCTGGCGCTGACCGCGACGGCGGCGCGCCAGCGTCTGTACAACATCTGCATGGACGAACCGGTCGACTATCAAATCGTCGCCGATCATCTGGCCCGCACGCGTGGCCTGCCGGTGAAGCCGATCCGCTCGCCCTATGTCAGCACCTGGATGGACAACAGCCGCGCCAAGGCCGAGCTCGGCTGGCGACCGGTCTACGATACGAAGAAGCTCATCGATGCCGCCTGGGACTACCGGCGTTCGCCGAGCGACCCGCGCCGCGTGTGGTATCCGGGCTGA
- a CDS encoding helix-turn-helix transcriptional regulator has protein sequence MHVFEVLADPVRRRILELIGQGEMASGEVVEAIGAEFGITQAAVSQHLKVLRESGFARVEAQAQRRLYSVDAAGLQTVDAWIGQFRSFWEPKLDALATEIARGKRQRRRAPLGRRTGKRA, from the coding sequence ATGCACGTCTTCGAGGTCCTGGCCGATCCGGTGCGCCGCCGCATTCTCGAGCTCATCGGTCAAGGCGAAATGGCGTCGGGCGAAGTGGTGGAGGCGATCGGGGCCGAGTTCGGGATCACGCAGGCGGCGGTGTCGCAACATCTGAAGGTGCTGCGTGAGAGCGGCTTCGCGCGCGTCGAGGCGCAGGCGCAGCGCCGGCTTTATTCGGTTGATGCCGCCGGGCTGCAGACCGTGGATGCGTGGATCGGTCAGTTCCGCAGCTTCTGGGAGCCGAAGCTCGACGCGCTGGCCACGGAGATCGCGCGTGGCAAGCGGCAGCGGCGGCGCGCGCCGCTTGGCCGGCGGACGGGAAAGAGGGCCTGA
- a CDS encoding cupin domain-containing protein, whose amino-acid sequence MSGKFVIAKEVENQVEDWGTLRWLSNPPGTGARQLTVIDVGLAPGKGHNFHKHPDQEEVILVVAGTVEQWVDREKRILGPGDSAFIPATVVHASFNVGQSHAKIVAILGPCVGPIGYELVDVANDPPWKTLRG is encoded by the coding sequence ATGTCGGGAAAATTCGTCATCGCCAAAGAGGTCGAGAACCAGGTCGAGGATTGGGGCACGTTACGCTGGCTCAGCAATCCGCCCGGCACCGGTGCCCGCCAGCTCACCGTCATCGATGTCGGCCTCGCTCCCGGAAAGGGCCATAATTTCCACAAGCACCCCGATCAGGAGGAGGTGATCCTCGTCGTCGCCGGAACTGTCGAGCAGTGGGTCGATCGCGAGAAACGCATCCTCGGCCCCGGCGACTCAGCGTTCATTCCGGCCACCGTCGTGCACGCCTCGTTCAATGTCGGCCAGAGTCACGCGAAGATCGTCGCCATCTTAGGCCCCTGCGTCGGACCGATCGGCTATGAGCTGGTCGATGTCGCCAATGATCCGCCCTGGAAGACACTGCGCGGATAA
- a CDS encoding Na/Pi cotransporter family protein produces the protein MSTAIAILGGVGLFLLGMTVMTDGLKALAGSALRTVLGKAAATPLSGAFWGAIVTLLVQSSSAVTMTTIGLVSAGLLTFPQGLGLVFGANVGTTGTGWLIALIGVRVSLSSYALPLIFIGALAKLLGGGRIAASGGALAGFALVLYGLTTLQQGMGGLAESLHPSDLPAVLGMPGIGWASGLVGLLSLILAGLAMTAVMQSSTAAIAVTISAFFAGAVGLEQGAALIIGQNIGTATSSALAAIGASSTAKRLALAYVLFKLIAALIAIVAFPFTARLMQAFTASVDGMTLLAAYHTAYNVVGVAVLLPATQWFTRVVERLLPSRQTALEQALDPSALASPVIAIEAARRVVADILTRVAASVSSALSGGADPAAKDTAEAATTLEQVRDFLSELHEPPETEAEQHRLTSTLHALDHVSRLVEALANGGLTAKPAGAPDDLRAAELCAKAMRAAQAVGGSITSESALSIKATPIGWSVSPEIAAALAEGEEAARELDALQGDHRAATLAAVAPGKLTAADAFARIDAVRRLDRIAHHAWRSATHLLGRGA, from the coding sequence ATGTCGACAGCAATCGCCATTCTGGGCGGCGTCGGGTTGTTTCTGCTCGGCATGACCGTCATGACCGACGGCCTCAAGGCGCTGGCGGGATCGGCCCTGCGCACCGTGCTCGGCAAGGCGGCGGCGACGCCGCTTTCGGGCGCCTTCTGGGGCGCCATCGTCACGCTGCTCGTGCAGTCGTCGAGCGCGGTGACGATGACGACGATCGGCCTGGTCAGCGCCGGGCTGCTGACCTTTCCGCAAGGCTTGGGCCTCGTCTTCGGCGCCAATGTCGGCACCACCGGCACCGGCTGGCTCATCGCGCTGATCGGCGTGCGCGTCTCGCTATCGTCCTATGCGCTGCCGTTGATCTTCATTGGCGCGCTGGCGAAGCTCCTGGGCGGCGGGCGGATCGCGGCGTCGGGTGGGGCGCTCGCCGGTTTCGCGCTGGTGCTCTACGGGCTGACGACTCTCCAGCAGGGCATGGGCGGCCTCGCCGAGAGCCTACACCCGTCGGATCTGCCCGCGGTGCTGGGCATGCCCGGCATAGGCTGGGCCTCGGGCCTGGTCGGCCTTTTGAGCCTGATCCTCGCCGGCCTGGCGATGACCGCGGTCATGCAGTCCTCGACCGCCGCCATCGCCGTCACCATTTCGGCTTTCTTCGCCGGGGCGGTCGGCCTGGAGCAGGGCGCGGCGCTGATCATCGGCCAGAATATCGGGACGGCGACGAGCTCCGCGCTGGCGGCCATCGGCGCGAGTAGCACGGCCAAGCGCCTCGCTCTCGCTTATGTGCTGTTCAAGCTCATCGCGGCGCTCATCGCCATCGTCGCCTTTCCGTTCACCGCCCGGCTGATGCAGGCCTTCACCGCATCGGTCGACGGGATGACGCTGCTCGCCGCCTACCACACGGCCTATAACGTCGTGGGCGTCGCGGTGCTCCTTCCGGCGACGCAGTGGTTCACCCGCGTCGTGGAGCGCCTCCTGCCTTCGCGCCAGACCGCCCTTGAGCAGGCCCTCGATCCGAGCGCACTCGCGAGCCCGGTGATCGCGATTGAAGCTGCCCGGCGTGTCGTGGCGGACATCCTCACGAGAGTGGCCGCCTCGGTTTCGTCGGCACTTTCGGGCGGGGCCGATCCTGCGGCGAAGGACACGGCGGAAGCCGCCACGACGCTCGAACAGGTGCGCGATTTCCTGTCCGAATTGCACGAGCCGCCCGAGACGGAGGCCGAGCAGCATCGCCTGACGAGCACGCTGCACGCGCTTGATCACGTCTCGCGCCTGGTCGAGGCCCTGGCGAATGGCGGGCTCACCGCAAAGCCGGCGGGCGCCCCCGACGACCTACGCGCCGCCGAACTCTGCGCCAAGGCGATGCGCGCGGCACAGGCGGTCGGCGGCTCGATCACCTCCGAATCCGCCTTGAGCATCAAGGCGACACCCATCGGCTGGAGCGTTTCGCCTGAGATCGCCGCGGCGCTCGCTGAAGGAGAGGAGGCCGCCCGCGAGCTCGACGCCCTGCAGGGTGATCATCGCGCCGCGACGCTTGCTGCCGTCGCGCCGGGAAAACTGACCGCCGCCGATGCCTTCGCGCGGATCGACGCTGTACGCCGCCTCGACCGCATCGCGCATCATGCCTGGCGTTCGGCGACGCATCTCCTCGGTCGCGGCGCATGA
- a CDS encoding DNA-3-methyladenine glycosylase, with amino-acid sequence MGRADAVKPGRRKKRHLPLVRSDLPTDTVSLARYLIGKVLVRALPDGVASGRIVETEAYVVGDAAGHAYRGMTRRNRSLFLEHGYAYVYIAYGSSYLLNVSSEAPGIGAGVLIRALEPLDGIAIMRRNRGIERLRDLARGPGKLATALQIDLRLDGLDLCREGPLWLAGDDHEPGEIGQSTRIGISRDAHRVLRFYVRGSPFVSGPKSLNG; translated from the coding sequence ATGGGTCGAGCAGATGCCGTGAAACCTGGCCGCCGTAAGAAACGCCACCTGCCGCTCGTGCGCTCAGACCTGCCGACGGATACTGTCTCACTCGCGCGTTATCTCATCGGCAAGGTGTTGGTGCGGGCTTTGCCTGATGGCGTTGCCAGCGGCCGGATTGTCGAGACCGAGGCGTATGTCGTCGGCGACGCCGCCGGGCACGCCTATCGGGGAATGACCCGGCGCAATCGCTCGCTGTTTCTCGAACATGGGTACGCCTATGTTTATATAGCCTATGGCAGCTCATACCTTCTGAATGTCTCAAGCGAGGCGCCCGGGATCGGAGCCGGCGTCCTGATCAGAGCACTCGAGCCACTCGACGGTATCGCGATCATGCGGCGAAACCGAGGTATCGAGCGTTTGCGTGACCTGGCGCGTGGGCCAGGAAAACTCGCCACCGCGTTGCAGATCGATCTTCGGCTCGATGGCCTGGATCTTTGCCGGGAAGGCCCGCTCTGGCTCGCCGGCGATGACCACGAACCCGGCGAGATCGGGCAGAGCACCAGGATCGGCATTTCACGGGATGCACATCGCGTCTTACGATTTTATGTCCGGGGCAGTCCGTTTGTCAGCGGTCCAAAATCCCTCAACGGATAG
- a CDS encoding class I SAM-dependent methyltransferase, which produces MSEQTIRFDDGAAYEQMMGIWSRLAGSIFLDWLAPPKALRWIDVGCGNGAFTELLVERCAPVEVQGIDPSEGQLAFARTRPSARLAEFRLGDAMSLPFPADWFDAAIMALVLVFVPEPAKGLAEMVRVVRPGGIVATYMWDMPGGGFPLEPLLIGMRAMGLNAPRPPQREASRRDAMLDLWRGSGLEDIETREITVHRTFADFDDWWRTSLKSPSLGPTISALSAADADTLKSGVRARLPADSDGRITYEARANAIKGRLPT; this is translated from the coding sequence ATGAGCGAACAAACGATCCGTTTCGATGATGGTGCCGCCTACGAACAGATGATGGGGATCTGGAGCCGGCTCGCCGGCTCGATCTTCCTCGACTGGCTGGCGCCGCCTAAGGCCTTGCGATGGATCGACGTGGGCTGCGGCAACGGCGCCTTCACCGAACTTCTGGTCGAGCGTTGTGCGCCGGTGGAGGTTCAAGGCATTGATCCCTCCGAAGGGCAGCTCGCATTTGCCCGCACGCGGCCCTCAGCGAGGCTGGCGGAATTTCGCCTGGGCGATGCGATGTCGCTTCCCTTCCCGGCTGACTGGTTCGACGCCGCCATCATGGCGCTCGTCCTTGTCTTCGTCCCGGAGCCCGCCAAAGGTTTAGCGGAAATGGTTCGCGTGGTGCGGCCGGGTGGCATCGTCGCTACTTATATGTGGGACATGCCCGGCGGCGGCTTTCCTCTCGAGCCGCTCCTCATCGGAATGCGCGCCATGGGCCTGAACGCGCCGCGCCCGCCGCAACGGGAGGCCTCGCGAAGGGATGCCATGCTCGATTTGTGGAGAGGCTCCGGATTGGAGGACATCGAGACGCGGGAGATCACCGTGCACCGGACCTTTGCCGATTTCGACGACTGGTGGAGGACGAGTTTGAAGTCGCCTTCGCTCGGACCCACGATCTCAGCGCTCTCCGCTGCGGACGCCGACACGCTCAAGAGTGGGGTGCGGGCGCGCCTGCCGGCGGACAGTGACGGGCGGATCACCTATGAAGCGCGCGCCAATGCCATCAAGGGGCGACTCCCGACCTGA
- a CDS encoding FAD-containing oxidoreductase, protein MKHYDAIIIGTGQAGPALARRLAGSGKTVAIIERKLFGGTCVNTGCTPTKALVASAYAAFLTRRAADFGVMIDSSPRVDIKRVKARMRAIVSPSTTGVERSLRNAENCTVYHDHARFVAPHEVAVGDDVIKADRIFINVGGRAAVPDMPGLDQVDYLTNSSLLELDVLPKHLVIIGGSYIGLEFAQIYRRFGSEVTVIEMSSRLVPREDEDVSASIRDILEAEGINIRLNAQCISLGKRGGDITAQVDCTEGAPEVAGSHLLLAVGRRPNIDDLGLDKAGIATDEKGYITVDDELRTNVPGIWAMGDCNGKGAFTHTAWNDFEIVAANLLDKDTRRVSDRIPAYNLYIDPPLGRVGMTEAQVRKSGRPALIATMPMEDVGRAFEKSETKGFMKVLVDQETKQILGAAILGTGGDEAIHCLLDLMYARAPYTVMQRAMHIHPTVSEFVPTMMGDFRPLG, encoded by the coding sequence ATGAAGCACTATGACGCGATCATCATCGGCACCGGGCAGGCGGGGCCTGCGCTGGCGCGGCGTCTCGCCGGGTCGGGCAAAACCGTCGCCATCATCGAGCGCAAGCTCTTCGGCGGCACCTGCGTCAACACCGGCTGCACGCCGACCAAGGCGCTGGTGGCGAGCGCCTATGCCGCGTTTTTGACGCGCCGCGCGGCCGATTTCGGTGTGATGATCGATAGCTCGCCACGCGTCGACATCAAACGGGTAAAGGCCCGCATGAGAGCCATCGTCAGCCCCTCGACCACGGGCGTCGAAAGATCGCTGCGCAATGCAGAGAACTGCACCGTCTATCACGATCACGCCCGCTTCGTGGCACCCCATGAGGTGGCGGTCGGCGACGACGTGATCAAAGCGGACAGGATATTCATCAATGTCGGCGGCAGGGCGGCGGTGCCCGACATGCCGGGGCTCGACCAGGTCGACTATCTTACCAACTCATCGCTCCTCGAGCTCGATGTGTTGCCCAAACATCTCGTCATCATCGGCGGCAGCTATATCGGTCTCGAATTCGCGCAGATCTACCGCCGCTTCGGCAGCGAGGTCACGGTGATTGAAATGTCGTCCCGCCTCGTGCCGCGCGAGGACGAGGATGTCTCAGCTTCCATCCGCGATATTCTTGAGGCCGAGGGGATCAATATTCGCCTCAATGCGCAATGCATCTCGCTGGGAAAGCGCGGCGGCGACATCACCGCCCAAGTCGACTGCACGGAAGGGGCGCCCGAAGTGGCGGGCAGCCATCTGCTGCTCGCCGTCGGGCGGCGTCCCAATATCGACGATCTGGGCCTCGACAAGGCAGGCATCGCCACGGACGAGAAAGGTTACATCACGGTCGACGACGAGCTGCGCACCAACGTGCCCGGCATCTGGGCGATGGGCGACTGCAACGGCAAGGGCGCCTTCACCCACACCGCCTGGAACGATTTCGAGATCGTCGCCGCCAATCTCCTCGACAAGGATACGCGCCGCGTCAGCGACCGCATCCCCGCCTATAATCTCTATATCGATCCGCCGCTCGGGCGGGTGGGCATGACCGAGGCGCAGGTGCGGAAATCCGGGCGGCCGGCCCTCATCGCCACGATGCCGATGGAGGATGTCGGGCGCGCCTTCGAGAAGAGTGAAACGAAAGGGTTCATGAAAGTGCTCGTGGATCAAGAGACGAAGCAGATCCTTGGCGCCGCGATCCTCGGCACCGGGGGCGATGAGGCGATCCACTGCCTCCTCGATCTGATGTATGCGAGGGCGCCTTACACGGTGATGCAGCGGGCCATGCATATTCACCCGACCGTGTCCGAATTCGTGCCCACCATGATGGGTGATTTCAGGCCGCTTGGATAA
- a CDS encoding nuclear transport factor 2 family protein has translation MKDQEIRAALDRHWAASDASDFEVEHEIYREDAVLDYPQSGERMRGRRNIQLSRAAQPNRKRFTVRRIIGAGDLWVTEYVLTYDGQPSYTVSIMEFVDGKVARETQYFGDPFKPGHSRAQWVEQMP, from the coding sequence ATGAAAGACCAGGAGATCAGAGCGGCTCTGGATCGCCACTGGGCCGCCTCCGACGCAAGCGACTTCGAGGTGGAGCACGAGATCTATCGAGAGGACGCGGTGCTCGACTATCCCCAATCGGGCGAGCGCATGCGCGGGCGGCGAAATATCCAGTTGTCCCGCGCGGCGCAGCCGAACCGGAAGCGTTTCACAGTGCGGCGGATCATCGGTGCGGGCGACCTCTGGGTCACCGAATATGTCCTGACCTATGACGGGCAGCCGTCCTACACTGTGAGCATCATGGAGTTTGTCGATGGGAAGGTGGCCCGCGAGACCCAGTATTTCGGTGATCCGTTCAAGCCGGGACATTCGCGCGCGCAATGGGTCGAGCAGATGCCGTGA